In Salvelinus namaycush isolate Seneca chromosome 17, SaNama_1.0, whole genome shotgun sequence, one genomic interval encodes:
- the LOC120062051 gene encoding leucine-rich repeat transmembrane protein FLRT1-like, with protein MAAESLVELRDWLFLLLLCLTLLAEMLELAAAAVAMEEGEEDFLCPLVCRCDEGFVYCNDRSLSMIPPLPLTATVLYLQSNRLANSGLPPSLERSSSIRVVYLYANQLDEFPLHLPPSLRELHLQDNNIRTLPRMTLARLPLLEKLHLDDNSISTVSIQERAFSGTPRLRLLFLSRNHLSSIPAGLPASLEELRLDDNRINTIPTHAFRGLASLRRLVLDGNLLANTRIADDTFSRLANLTELSLVRNALQAPPINLPSTHLMRLHLQDNGLIHMPRGTLDGMRRLQRLDLSGNNLTTLPRGLLRDTDGLELLLLRGNPWYCGCNLLWLHAWLYGRGAAVTVRGLTCHGPEVVRGQALRDLSGLMDQCEGPPGGVNTVSSTTTTSPPSQGSMFTLRAMRPGLVMPLPPGGGEAGGHASHDALELTVKPLSADSVQVTWLCPRPAPSFRLSWLRLGSSAALGSITETLVPGERQQYLLTQLTPRSHYLVCLLPLRSTSSHSGGSQRGQQQEKDTTDQTPVCAQIETGEALRPEGGDGGEDSDTEMAALPLAEIIGGATALVSLMLIFGIFCWYGQRAGYVSGETDSYGVRGQRGVGMGKPYDDYVESGTKKDTSILEIRSPGLAMTPMTTHQPLQPKGGEDVTYVHTIFPSSHGNGTYRSNQSHNGIITQLGHTAGYGTNRGYREQGMIPDIDYTYT; from the exons ATGGCTGCCGAGAGTCTGGTAGAGCTCCGTGATTGGCTCTTCCTGCTCCTCCTGTGCCTGACTCTACTGGCCGAGATGCTGGAGTTGGCGGCGGCAGCAGTTGCCATGGAGGAGGGCGAGGAAGACTTCCTGTGCCCGTTGGTGTGCCGATGTGACGAAGGCTTCGTCTACTGTAACGACCGGAGCCTGAGCATGATCCCTCCTCTACCGTTAACGGCTACCGTTCTCTACCTACAGAGCAACCGGTTGGCCAACTCCGGCCTGCCGCCATCGTTAGAGCGCAGCAGTAGCATCCGTGTGGTCTACCTTTACGCCAACCAACTAGACGAGTTTCCTTTACACCTGCCGCCGTCGCTACGGGAACTACacctgcaggacaacaacattcGGACGTTGCCGCGCATGACGTTGGCCAGGTTACCATTACTAGAGAAGCTACACCTGGACGACAACTCCATCTCCACGGTGAGCATCCAGGAGCGGGCCTTCTCCGGCACGCCGCGGCTGAGGTTACTCTTCCTCTCCCGGAACCACCTGTCCAGCATCCCAGCCGGCCTCCCGGCTTCTTTAGAGGAGCTGAGATTAGACGACAACCGCATCAACACCATCCCCACCCACGCCTTCCGGGGCCTGGCCTCACTGAGACGCCTGGTCCTGGACGGGAATCTCCTGGCCAACACCCGCATCGCCGACGACACCTTCTCCCGCCTGGCCAACCTCACGGAGCTGTCGCTGGTCCGCAACGCCCTGCAGGCCCCGCCCATCAACCTTCCCAGCACACACCTGATGAGGCTGCACCTGCAGGACAACGGGCTGATCCACATGCCCCGGGGGACCCTGGACGGGATGAGGAGGCTGCAGAGGCTGGACCTGTCAG GGAAcaacctgaccactctgccccgGGGGCTGCTGAGGGACACGGACGGCCTGGAGCTGTTGCTGCTCCGGGGGAACCCCTGGTACTGTGGCTGCAACCTGCTCTGGCTCCACGCCTGGCTGTATGGCCGCGGGGCAGCGGTGACGGTACGGGGCCTGACCTGCCACGGGCCGGAGGTGGTTCGAGGCCAGGCCCTCAGGGACCTCTCTGGGCTCATGGACCAGTGTGAAGGCCCACCAGGAGGGGTGAACACTGTCTCTAGTACTACCACCACCTCCCCCCCCAGCCAGGGCTCTATGTTTACCCTCAGGGCCATGCGGCCAGGCCTGGTGATGCCGTTACCACCGGGAGGAGGAGAGGCGGGGGGGCACGCCTCACACGACGCTCTAGAACTCACGGTGAAGCCCCTGTCTGCGGACAGCGTGCAGGTGACGTGGCTGTGCCCACGGCCAGCGCCCTCCTTCAGGCTATCGTGGCTGAGGCTGGGCAGCAGCGCCGCTCTGGGTTCCATCACAGAGACGCTGGTCCCCGGGGAGAGACAGCAGTACCTACTGACCCAGCTCACGCCACGATCACACTACCTCGTCTGCCTGCTCCCCCTGCGCTCCACCTCCTCCCACTCTGGAGGGTCACAGAGAGGACAGCAGCAGGAAAAGGACACAACAGACCAGACCCCTGTCTGCGCTCAGATAGAGACGGGGGAGGCTCTGCGCCCCGAGGGGGGAGACGGGGGTGAGGACTCAGACACAGAGATGGCAGCCCTCCCCCTGGCCGAGATCATCGGCGGAGCCACGGCCCTGGTCTCCCTCATGCTCATCTTCGGCATCTTCTGCTGGTATGGCCAGCGCGCCGGGTATGTTTCCGGGGAAACAGACTCCTATGGGGTCCGAGGACAGCGCGGGGTCGGAATGGGGAAGCCATACGATGACTACGTGGAGTCGGGCACTAAGAAGGACACCTCCATCCTGGAGATCAGGAGCCCCGGCTTGGCCATGACGCCCATGACGACCCATCAGCCACTGCAACCCAAAGGAGGGGAAGATGTGACCTACGTGCACACCATCTTCCCCTCATCGCACGGTAACGGCACCTACCGGAGCAACCAGAGTCACAACGGCATCATCACCCAACTGGGTCACACAGCGGGCTACGGGACCAACCGGGGTTACCGGGAGCAAGGGATGATCCCGGATATAGACTACACCTACACGTGA